The Micromonospora sp. NBC_00421 DNA window CCATGCCGCTGGCCAGCGCGCCGTCGTCGGGCGTACCGGCGATCGCCGACAGTCGCCGGCCGTCGGCGATCCGGACCCGTTCCTCGTCCAGGGCGGCCATGTCCAGCTCGGTCATCGCGGCGTCCCGTTCGGCCGGGCCGGCGTCGCCCCGGGTGGTGCCGGCGGCGGAGAACCCGACCGCGGCGACCGCGCGTCGGGCCGCCACGTCGAGCGCGAAGCCGGGCGCGTCCGGGTCCAGCACCCGCACGGGTACGTCGGTGAGCGTCGCCGGGTCGGGCAGGGCGGCCGGGTCGAGCACCAGCAGCGGTGCCTCCAGGACGCCCAGCCCGGCGGCGCGGGCGGTGGCGAGCAGGTCCGGGGTGGTCTCGTGCACCCACTCGAACGCCTCCGGCAGGCCCAGCTCCCGTTGCCGTTCGCGTACCGCGTGCACGTCGGCCAGCGACGGTGGTGCGGTGGCGTCGAGGCGCGGTCGCGCGTAGAACGGCCAACCCTCCCCATCCCGGGCAAACAGCACCAGCGCGCCGTGTTCCTCGGGGCGGGCGGCGTCCCGGGGTACGGCATCGTAGAAGCGTTCCAACCGGTCGAACAGGTCGCGGTGTGCAGGATCCACCGCGCGAGACTACATGTCCCAGAGTCTGGACGGTGTGATCAATCCGCACTGGCCCCGCCGGGGTCGCCCTAACGTAGACTCAACAGACTGCCAAGGGCCGACGTCGTCCCGACCACGAAACAACCTGAGTGACGACAGGAGACCCGGTGGCCCTTCCGTACCCGCACACCCCGCAGCCGGTCCCGTCCGCGACCGGTCTGTACGACCCGGCGCACGAGCATGACGCGTGCGGGGTGGCCTTCGTGGCCGACCTGTACGGACGGCGCTCCCATGCGGTGGTGGCGAACGGCCTCGGTGCGCTCTGCCGGCTGGATCATCGCGGCGCCCGGGGTGCCGAGCAGAACACCGGCGACGGCGCAGGCATCATGATCCAGATTCCGGACGCGTTCCTGCGCGCGGTGGTGGACTTCCCGCTGCCTCCCGCCGGTCAGTACGCCACCGGCCTGGTCTTCCTCCCCGACGACGACGGCGGCGAGGCCCGCGCCCGTCGGGTGGTGGAGAAGTACGCCCTGGTCGAGGGGGCCGAGGTGCTGGGCTGGCGGGAGGTGCCGACCGACCCGAGCGGGCTCGGCGCGACCGCGCTGGCGGCGATGCCCCGGATCCGGCAGGTCTTCCTGGCCGCGCACCGGCTCACCGACACCCCGGCCGGTCCGGCCGGCTCCCCGCTGGCCGGCATCGACCTGGACCGGGTGGCGTTCTGCGTCCGCAAGCAGGCCGAGCGGGAGACCGCCGAGCGGGGGGTGACCGCCTACTTCCCGTCGCTGTCGGCGCGGACGATGACCTGGAAGGGCATGCTCACCCCCGACCAGCTGCCGGAGTACTTCCCGGAGCTGACCGACGAGCGGGTCGACAGCGCTATCGCGCTGGTGCACTCCCGGTTCTCCACCAACACCTTCCCGTCCTGGCCGCTGGCCCACCCCTACCGGTTCATCGCGCACAACGGCGAGATCAACACGATCCGCGGCAACCGGAACTGGATGCAGGCCCGCGAGGCTCTGCTGCGCAGCCCCGGGATCCCCGGCAACATCCGGCGGGTCTTCCCGGTCTGCACCCCGGCCGCCTCCGACTCGGCCAACTTCGACGAGGTGCTGGAGCTGCTGCACCTGGCCGGTCGGAGCCTGCCGCACGCGGTGCTGATGATGATCCCGGAGGCCTGGGAGAACGACCCGGGCATGCGCCCGGACAAGCGCGCGTTCTACCGGTTCCACGCCAGCCTGATGGAGCCGTGGGACGGCCCGGCGTCGGTCGCCTTCACCGACGGTGAGATCGTCGGCGCGGTGCTGGACCGCAACGGCCTGCGGCCGGGCCGCTGGTGGCGTACCGCCGACGGGCTGGTGGTGCTGGGCAGCGAGGCGGGGGTGCTCGACCTCGACCCGGCCACCGTGGTCGCCAAGGGCCGCCTCCAGCCGGGCCGGATGTTCCTGGTCGACACGGTCAACGGCCGGATCGTCTCGGACGACGAGATCAAGACCGAGCTGGCCGCCGCCCAGCCGTACGACGAGTGGCTGCACGCCGGCCTGATCGACCTCGGTGACCTGCCCGCCCGCGAGCACGTGGTCTACACCCACGACTCGGTGCGGCGGCGGCAGCAGACCTTCGGGTACACCGAGGAGGAGCTGAAGATCCTGCTCGCCCCGATGGCGCGTACCGGGGCGGAGCCGCTCGGCTCGATGGGCACCGACACCCCGATCGCGCCGCTGTCGACCCGGCCCCGGCTGCTCTACGACTACTTCCACCAGCTCTTCGCCCAGGTCACCAATCCGCCGCTGGACGCCATCCGGGAGGAACTGGTGACCAGCCTGGCGTCGACCATCGGCCCGGAGGGCAACCTGCTGGACCCGGGCGCGGCGAGCTGCCGCCAGATCGTGCTGCCCTACCCGGTGATCGACAACGACGAGCTGGCCAAGCTGCTCGACGTCGACGAGGACGGCGACCTGCCCGGCTTCAAGGCGGTCCGGGTCTCCGGGCTCTACCGGATCCGCGACGGCGGTGCCGGCATCAAGGCTCGGCTGACCGAGATCTGCCGGCACGTCTCCGAGGCGATCGAGGACGGCGTACGCATCCTGGTGTTGTCCGACCGGGACTCCAACGCCGATCTGGCGCCGATCCCGTCGCTGCTGCTCACCGCGGCGGTGCACCAGCACCTGGTGCGGGAGCAGACCCGGACCCAGGTGGCGCTGATCGTGGAGTCCGGCGACTGCCGCGAGGTGCACCACGCGGCGGTGCTCATCGGGTACGGCGCGGCGGCGGTCAACCCCTACCTGGCCTTCGAGTCGGTGGAGGACATGATCACCACCGGGGCGCTGGCCGGGGTGGAGCCGGCGAAGGCGGTCCGCAACTACGTCAAGGCGCTCGGCAAGGGCGTCCTGAAGATCATGTCCAAGATGGGCATCTCGACCGTGTCCTCGTACTGTGGCGCCCAGGTCTTCGAGGCCGTCGGCCTGGACACCCGGCTGGTCGACCGTTATTTCCGGGGCACACCCAGCACCATCGGCGGGATCGGGCTGGTCGAGATCCACGCCGAGGTCGCCGCCCGGCACGGGCAGGCCTGGCCGGCCCCCGGCGCCGTCGGCTCCGACCGGCTGGAGGTGGGCGGCGAGTACCAGTGGCGGCGCGAGGGTGAGCTGCACCTGTTCAACCCGGAGACGGTGTTCCTGCTCCAGCACGCCACCCGCAGCCGCCAGTACGACGTGTTCCGCCAGTACACCGCCAAGGTCGACGAGCTGGCCGCGCAGGCCGGTTCGCTGCGCGGGCTGTTCACCCTGCGTACCGGGCTGCGCCCGGCGGTGCCGATCGACGAGGTCGAGCCGGCCACCGAGATCGTCAAGCGGTTCGCTACCGGGGCGATGTCCTACGGGTCGATCTCGGCCGAGGCGCACGAGACCCTGGCCATCGCGATGAACCGGCTCGGCGGCAAGTCCAACACCGGTGAGGGCGGCGAGGACGTCGACCGGCTGCACGACCCGGCCCGCCGTTCCGCGGTCAAGCAGATCGCCAGCGGCCGCTTCGGGGTGACGAGCGAATACCTGGTCAACGCCGACGACCTCCAGATCAAGATGGCGCAGG harbors:
- the gltB gene encoding glutamate synthase large subunit; this encodes MALPYPHTPQPVPSATGLYDPAHEHDACGVAFVADLYGRRSHAVVANGLGALCRLDHRGARGAEQNTGDGAGIMIQIPDAFLRAVVDFPLPPAGQYATGLVFLPDDDGGEARARRVVEKYALVEGAEVLGWREVPTDPSGLGATALAAMPRIRQVFLAAHRLTDTPAGPAGSPLAGIDLDRVAFCVRKQAERETAERGVTAYFPSLSARTMTWKGMLTPDQLPEYFPELTDERVDSAIALVHSRFSTNTFPSWPLAHPYRFIAHNGEINTIRGNRNWMQAREALLRSPGIPGNIRRVFPVCTPAASDSANFDEVLELLHLAGRSLPHAVLMMIPEAWENDPGMRPDKRAFYRFHASLMEPWDGPASVAFTDGEIVGAVLDRNGLRPGRWWRTADGLVVLGSEAGVLDLDPATVVAKGRLQPGRMFLVDTVNGRIVSDDEIKTELAAAQPYDEWLHAGLIDLGDLPAREHVVYTHDSVRRRQQTFGYTEEELKILLAPMARTGAEPLGSMGTDTPIAPLSTRPRLLYDYFHQLFAQVTNPPLDAIREELVTSLASTIGPEGNLLDPGAASCRQIVLPYPVIDNDELAKLLDVDEDGDLPGFKAVRVSGLYRIRDGGAGIKARLTEICRHVSEAIEDGVRILVLSDRDSNADLAPIPSLLLTAAVHQHLVREQTRTQVALIVESGDCREVHHAAVLIGYGAAAVNPYLAFESVEDMITTGALAGVEPAKAVRNYVKALGKGVLKIMSKMGISTVSSYCGAQVFEAVGLDTRLVDRYFRGTPSTIGGIGLVEIHAEVAARHGQAWPAPGAVGSDRLEVGGEYQWRREGELHLFNPETVFLLQHATRSRQYDVFRQYTAKVDELAAQAGSLRGLFTLRTGLRPAVPIDEVEPATEIVKRFATGAMSYGSISAEAHETLAIAMNRLGGKSNTGEGGEDVDRLHDPARRSAVKQIASGRFGVTSEYLVNADDLQIKMAQGAKPGEGGQLPGNKVWPWIARTRHATPGVGLISPPPHHDIYSIEDLAQLVHDLKCVNPAARVHVKLVSEVGVGTVAAGVAKLKADVILISGHDGGTGASPLNSLKHAGTPWELGLAEAQQTLLLNKLRDRVTVQVDGQLKTGRDVVVAMLLGAEEFGFATAPLIVEGCVMMRVCHLDTCPVGIATQNPVLRERFTGRPEFVENFFLFLAEEVRGYLAELGFRSIEEAIGQTEVLDVVPAIDHWKGHGLDLARVLHTPELPEGAARRGVRAQDHGLELALDNELIALAQPALRDGSPVRVEVAVRNEHRSVGAMLGGEVTRRHGGAGLPDDTVEFVLRGTAGQSFGAFLPRGVTLRLHGDANDYVGKGLSGGRIIVRPDAAAPFVDPEATAGQRAEDQIIAGNTILYGATGGELFLRGRVGERFAVRNSGAVAVVEGVGDHGCEYMTGGTVVVLGETGRNFAAGMSGGTAYVHRLDTGRVNAELVDLAPLRDAEREMLHDLVQRHVAETDSAVGAELLKRWPEAVEEFTAVVPRDYRRVMEIMKAAEAAGRDVDDAVMSALTASVPPATRVVAQEVARA
- a CDS encoding GNAT family N-acetyltransferase, with product MDPAHRDLFDRLERFYDAVPRDAARPEEHGALVLFARDGEGWPFYARPRLDATAPPSLADVHAVRERQRELGLPEAFEWVHETTPDLLATARAAGLGVLEAPLLVLDPAALPDPATLTDVPVRVLDPDAPGFALDVAARRAVAAVGFSAAGTTRGDAGPAERDAAMTELDMAALDEERVRIADGRRLSAIAGTPDDGALASGMAMRVDDVAEIAGVATLPSARRRGLASAVTATLAHALRDAGTDLVFLSAGSEEIARVYLRIGFRRIGTACLAEPTALL